A region from the Mycolicibacterium phlei genome encodes:
- a CDS encoding SACE_7040 family transcriptional regulator, whose translation MSPTVPDATARSRAKSDRRSKLIAAAERLMADRGYLAVRLEDIGAAAGVSGPAIYRHFPNKEALLVELLVGISTRLLAGGREVVANAQDPRRALDGLIEFHLDFALGEPDLIRIQDRDLNNLPPAAKRQVRKSQRQYVEIWVDVLRRLNDSLDEGDARVMAHAAFGLMNSTPHALKPNTKTTETNPRVILKAMTVAALASVG comes from the coding sequence GTGTCCCCTACGGTCCCCGACGCGACCGCGCGCAGCAGGGCCAAGTCCGACCGCCGGTCCAAACTGATCGCCGCGGCGGAGCGGTTGATGGCCGACCGCGGCTATCTCGCGGTGCGGCTGGAGGACATCGGCGCCGCCGCCGGCGTCAGCGGTCCGGCGATCTACCGGCACTTCCCGAACAAGGAGGCGCTGCTCGTCGAGTTGCTGGTCGGCATCAGCACGCGGCTGCTCGCCGGGGGCCGCGAGGTGGTCGCCAACGCACAGGATCCGCGCCGGGCGCTGGACGGGCTGATCGAGTTCCACCTCGACTTCGCACTGGGCGAGCCCGATCTCATCCGGATCCAGGACCGCGATCTGAACAATCTGCCGCCCGCCGCCAAGCGCCAGGTGCGCAAATCGCAGCGGCAGTACGTCGAGATCTGGGTGGATGTGCTTCGGCGGCTTAACGATTCGCTCGACGAGGGCGATGCGCGGGTGATGGCCCATGCGGCGTTCGGCCTGATGAACTCGACACCGCATGCGCTCAAGCCGAACACGAAAACGACCGAGACCAACCCGCGGGTCATCTTGAAGGCGATGACCGTCGCGGCGTTGGCCTCGGTCGGTTAA
- a CDS encoding DUF6131 family protein, with protein MIILGAILLILGLVLGINILWTIGVILMVVGAVFWILGSVGRPVGGRRAWY; from the coding sequence ATGATCATTCTCGGAGCAATCCTGCTGATCCTCGGGCTGGTTCTCGGGATCAACATCCTCTGGACGATCGGCGTCATCCTGATGGTCGTCGGCGCCGTGTTCTGGATCCTCGGCTCGGTCGGCCGCCCGGTCGGTGGCAGGCGAGCCTGGTATTAA
- a CDS encoding alpha/beta hydrolase family protein: MRPVGTQVRRVYGASMSPDATAFAHLVDDGGFPRAVQRFLRGWRASSSRDVELPVDGPVTRVLHSADGHWLACEVAPDGSSRTQIWVVTTDPDDRDAHRIDSWPDGTTEGTAELINWDGTRVAAILTGDDGVGSSCLIDPATGATTVLDRRSGGRLVDAWAGAALVRVGPRGYRDLIMLRDGIETALLPYDPGSTTDTGVILDDQRPRRLRAGLEGETFELYHPYGPDNPDGYLRALIRSENGAEYARLLEVTVTPDGVAYQVLAERPDCELDEFTVSDDLSTVALLWNMQGASELQILELADNTLHPPIPLPGMVASQLSISAGGNMLALTVEGPSTPPTVELVDPRSREWEPVDREPSSGPVAADPTLERLVARDGLPFSGWLFRPPAGVPTIGAMLFLHGGPEGQGRPGYNEFFPPLLEQGIAVFVPNVRGSGGFGRSFMHADDRERRFAAIDDVADAVDHLVERGVAPADRIACCGWSYGGYLTQAALTFHPDRFAAGISICGMSDLNTWYRTTEPWIAAAAYPKYGHPISDRDLLEQLSPLQRADALTAPLLLVHGLNDTNVPPTESLQMYDTLRALGRRTELLTFDDDGHEIDRRENRAVLVKAMTEWLLTSFSAAASA; the protein is encoded by the coding sequence ATGAGACCGGTGGGTACGCAGGTTCGCCGGGTCTACGGCGCGTCCATGTCACCGGACGCGACGGCGTTCGCCCATCTGGTCGACGACGGCGGCTTCCCCCGCGCGGTGCAGCGGTTCCTGCGCGGCTGGCGGGCCAGCTCCTCACGCGACGTCGAACTGCCCGTCGACGGGCCGGTCACCCGGGTGCTGCACTCCGCCGACGGCCACTGGCTGGCCTGCGAGGTGGCCCCCGACGGCAGTAGCCGCACCCAGATCTGGGTGGTGACAACCGATCCCGACGACCGTGACGCGCATCGCATCGACTCGTGGCCGGACGGGACCACCGAGGGCACCGCCGAACTGATCAACTGGGACGGCACCCGGGTCGCGGCGATCCTCACCGGCGACGACGGGGTCGGCAGCTCGTGTCTGATCGACCCGGCCACCGGCGCGACCACGGTGCTCGACCGCCGCTCCGGCGGCCGCCTGGTCGACGCCTGGGCCGGTGCGGCGCTGGTGCGCGTCGGCCCCCGCGGCTACCGCGACCTGATCATGTTGCGCGACGGAATCGAAACCGCGCTGCTGCCTTACGATCCCGGCTCGACGACCGACACCGGTGTGATCCTCGACGACCAGCGCCCGCGCCGGTTGCGCGCCGGCTTGGAGGGGGAGACCTTCGAGCTGTACCACCCGTACGGACCCGACAACCCCGACGGCTATCTGCGCGCCCTGATTCGCAGCGAGAACGGCGCCGAGTACGCCCGCCTGCTGGAGGTCACCGTCACCCCCGACGGCGTCGCCTACCAGGTGCTGGCCGAGCGGCCCGACTGCGAGCTCGACGAGTTCACCGTCAGCGACGACCTCTCGACGGTGGCGCTGCTGTGGAACATGCAGGGCGCCAGTGAATTACAGATCCTCGAGCTGGCCGACAACACGCTGCACCCGCCGATCCCGCTGCCCGGCATGGTGGCCAGCCAGCTGTCCATCAGCGCCGGCGGCAACATGCTGGCGCTGACCGTCGAGGGCCCGTCCACCCCGCCGACCGTCGAGCTCGTCGACCCGCGCAGCCGCGAATGGGAGCCCGTCGACCGCGAACCCAGCTCCGGTCCGGTGGCCGCCGACCCGACCCTGGAGAGACTCGTCGCGCGCGACGGCCTGCCGTTCAGCGGCTGGCTGTTCCGCCCGCCCGCCGGGGTGCCGACGATCGGGGCGATGCTGTTCCTGCACGGCGGGCCCGAGGGCCAGGGCAGGCCCGGGTACAACGAGTTCTTCCCGCCGCTGCTGGAGCAGGGCATCGCGGTGTTCGTGCCCAACGTGCGCGGCTCGGGCGGGTTCGGGCGCAGCTTCATGCACGCCGACGACCGCGAGCGCCGGTTCGCCGCCATCGACGACGTCGCCGACGCCGTCGACCACCTCGTCGAGCGTGGGGTGGCCCCGGCGGACCGCATCGCCTGCTGCGGCTGGTCCTACGGCGGCTACCTCACGCAGGCGGCGCTGACGTTTCACCCCGACCGGTTCGCCGCGGGCATCAGCATCTGCGGCATGAGCGACCTGAACACCTGGTACCGCACCACCGAACCGTGGATCGCCGCGGCGGCGTACCCCAAATACGGCCACCCGATCAGCGACCGCGACCTGCTCGAGCAGCTGTCGCCGCTGCAGCGCGCCGACGCGCTCACCGCGCCGCTGCTGCTGGTGCACGGCCTCAACGACACCAACGTGCCGCCCACCGAATCCCTGCAGATGTACGACACGCTGCGCGCGCTGGGCCGCCGCACCGAACTGCTGACCTTCGACGACGACGGCCATGAGATCGACCGCCGCGAGAACCGGGCGGTGCTGGTCAAGGCGATGACCGAGTGGCTGCTCACGTCGTTCAGCGCGGCCGCCTCGGCGTGA
- a CDS encoding MmpS family transport accessory protein, which produces MTETPRRGSGEEPQAYGYPGYTDPAYASQAYGPTYQPPVIPAPTRQLPTYPGGYDPYGTGQYYATGQYGQPPYPPGGEPPPEPEKPKSPRWLWALAGIAALTVVGLVIALVIVNSSKQETLVAPPPMDEPSFSTPPTSRTPTTVPRPTVPPSTRPSVPRQPGVPAPTYPTSPRTTQPGVTQTVVYVVNGTGRAINITYVDTGGLLQTEFNVLLPWRKEVQLAEPASSTASISIINVGREVNCSITVDGTVVEQRTGAGLTICTGIR; this is translated from the coding sequence ATGACCGAGACACCACGGCGCGGAAGCGGCGAGGAACCGCAGGCCTACGGCTATCCCGGGTACACCGACCCCGCATACGCCAGCCAGGCCTACGGCCCCACTTATCAACCGCCGGTGATACCCGCGCCTACCCGGCAGCTTCCGACGTACCCGGGCGGCTACGACCCGTACGGGACCGGCCAGTACTACGCGACGGGCCAGTACGGGCAGCCGCCGTACCCGCCGGGCGGGGAGCCGCCGCCGGAGCCGGAGAAGCCGAAGTCGCCGCGCTGGCTGTGGGCGCTGGCGGGCATCGCGGCGTTGACGGTGGTCGGGCTGGTGATCGCCCTGGTCATCGTGAACAGCTCCAAGCAGGAGACGCTGGTGGCGCCGCCGCCGATGGACGAGCCCAGCTTCAGCACGCCGCCGACGTCGCGCACCCCGACGACGGTGCCGCGGCCGACGGTGCCGCCGTCGACCAGGCCGTCGGTGCCGCGCCAGCCGGGGGTGCCCGCCCCCACGTATCCGACGTCGCCGCGCACCACCCAGCCGGGCGTCACGCAGACCGTCGTCTACGTCGTCAACGGCACCGGCCGGGCGATCAACATCACCTACGTCGACACCGGCGGCCTGCTGCAGACCGAGTTCAACGTGCTGCTGCCGTGGCGCAAGGAGGTGCAGTTGGCCGAGCCGGCGAGCTCGACGGCCAGCATCAGCATCATCAACGTCGGCCGCGAGGTGAACTGCTCGATCACCGTGGACGGGACCGTCGTCGAGCAGCGCACCGGCGCCGGCCTGACGATCTGCACCGGTATCCGCTAG
- a CDS encoding MFS transporter: protein MSNSPPSVRIGGRRQITAWALWDFGATGLNAMVVTFVFSVYLTSAVGDDLPGSASPASWLGWALGIAGVVVAVLAPVTGVWVDAPWRRRRVLAVLTVAAVALTAAMSLIRDDYHYLVPGLVLLAAAVACNELATVPYNAMLRQLSTPQTSGQISGMGLGLGYLGSVALLLIAYFGFIAGDGDTRGLLGLPAADGQNVRAAMLLTAAWFAVFALPVLFAVPSAPRDAEPRAATGVLGAFFGGYRVLWTEIVSEWRRDHNVVYYLIASAIFRDGLTGIFAFGAVLGVNVYGISGADVLLFGVCASTVAALGALLGGLLDDRFGPKPVIVASLTALIATALTLMALDGPLAFWVCGLTLCLFIGPTLSAARTLMLRMSAEGKEGVAFGLYTTTGRAVSYVAPMLFSLFIAMFGTDRAGMGGLVAVLAAGLVAMLLVRVPARR, encoded by the coding sequence ATGAGCAATTCGCCGCCGTCCGTGCGGATCGGGGGTCGGCGGCAGATCACCGCCTGGGCGCTGTGGGATTTCGGCGCGACCGGCCTGAACGCGATGGTCGTCACATTCGTGTTCTCGGTCTATCTGACCAGCGCCGTCGGCGACGATCTGCCGGGCTCGGCCAGCCCGGCCAGCTGGCTGGGCTGGGCGCTCGGCATCGCCGGGGTGGTGGTGGCGGTGCTCGCGCCCGTCACCGGCGTCTGGGTCGACGCGCCGTGGCGGCGGCGCCGCGTGCTGGCCGTGCTGACCGTGGCCGCCGTGGCGCTGACCGCCGCGATGAGCCTCATCCGCGACGACTACCACTACCTGGTCCCCGGCCTGGTGCTGCTGGCCGCGGCGGTGGCGTGCAACGAGCTGGCCACCGTGCCGTACAACGCGATGCTGCGGCAACTGTCCACCCCGCAGACCTCCGGCCAGATCTCCGGAATGGGTTTAGGCCTGGGCTATCTCGGCAGCGTCGCGCTGCTGCTGATCGCCTACTTCGGTTTCATCGCCGGCGACGGTGACACCCGCGGCCTGCTCGGCCTGCCCGCCGCCGACGGCCAGAACGTGCGCGCGGCGATGCTGCTGACCGCCGCCTGGTTCGCGGTGTTCGCCCTGCCCGTGCTGTTCGCGGTGCCCAGCGCGCCCCGCGACGCCGAACCCCGGGCGGCCACCGGCGTCCTCGGGGCCTTCTTCGGGGGCTACCGGGTGCTGTGGACGGAGATCGTCAGCGAATGGCGCCGCGACCACAACGTCGTCTACTACCTGATCGCCAGCGCCATCTTCCGCGACGGGCTGACCGGGATCTTCGCGTTCGGCGCCGTGCTCGGCGTCAACGTCTACGGCATATCCGGCGCCGACGTGCTGCTGTTCGGCGTCTGCGCCAGCACCGTCGCCGCGCTCGGCGCGCTACTCGGCGGTCTGCTCGACGACCGGTTCGGCCCCAAACCGGTGATCGTGGCGTCGCTGACCGCGCTGATCGCCACCGCCCTGACCCTGATGGCGCTCGACGGCCCGCTGGCGTTCTGGGTGTGCGGGCTGACGCTGTGCCTGTTCATCGGCCCGACGCTGTCGGCCGCGCGCACCCTGATGCTGCGGATGTCCGCCGAGGGCAAGGAGGGAGTGGCGTTCGGCCTCTACACCACCACCGGCCGGGCGGTGTCCTACGTCGCGCCGATGCTGTTCTCGCTGTTCATCGCGATGTTCGGCACCGACCGCGCCGGGATGGGCGGGCTGGTCGCGGTGCTGGCCGCCGGGTTGGTGGCGATGCTGCTGGTGCGGGTGCCCGCGCGGCGCTAG
- the cmrA gene encoding mycolate reductase (Catalyzes the final step in mycolic acid biosynthesis.), translating to MPVPAPSADARAVVTGASQNIGEALAVELAARGHHLIITARREDVLRKLADRLTAQYGVTVEVRPVDLTDPAARAAFCEELSTRNISILCANAGTATFGPITKLDPAGEKAQVQLNVLGVHDLVLAVLPGMVERKAGGILISGSAAGNSPIPNNATYAASKAFANTFSESLRGELKKDGVHVTLLAPGPVRETLPSEEEQSLVERLIPDFLWISTQYTAKQSLDALERNKMRIVPGVTSKAMSVASGYAPRAIVTPIVGAIYKKLGGG from the coding sequence ATGCCAGTTCCCGCTCCCAGTGCGGACGCCCGCGCCGTCGTCACCGGCGCTTCGCAGAACATCGGTGAGGCGCTGGCGGTCGAGCTCGCCGCCCGCGGCCACCACCTGATCATCACCGCCCGTCGCGAGGACGTGCTGCGCAAGCTGGCCGACCGGCTGACCGCGCAGTACGGCGTGACCGTCGAGGTGCGGCCCGTCGACCTGACCGACCCCGCCGCACGTGCGGCGTTCTGCGAGGAGCTGTCGACGCGCAACATCTCGATCCTGTGCGCCAACGCCGGTACCGCGACGTTCGGCCCGATCACCAAGCTGGATCCCGCCGGCGAGAAGGCGCAGGTGCAGCTGAACGTGCTCGGGGTGCACGACCTGGTGCTCGCGGTGCTGCCCGGCATGGTCGAGCGCAAGGCCGGCGGCATCCTGATTTCCGGTTCGGCGGCGGGCAATTCGCCGATCCCGAACAACGCGACCTACGCGGCCAGCAAGGCGTTCGCCAACACGTTCAGCGAGTCGCTGCGCGGCGAGCTGAAGAAGGACGGGGTGCACGTCACGCTGCTGGCCCCCGGCCCGGTGCGCGAGACGCTGCCCTCCGAGGAGGAGCAGTCGCTCGTGGAGCGGCTGATCCCGGACTTCCTGTGGATCTCGACGCAGTACACGGCCAAGCAGTCGCTGGATGCGTTGGAGCGCAACAAGATGCGCATCGTGCCCGGGGTGACGTCGAAGGCGATGTCGGTGGCCTCGGGGTACGCGCCGCGCGCGATCGTGACGCCGATCGTCGGCGCGATCTACAAGAAGCTCGGCGGCGGCTGA
- a CDS encoding helicase HerA-like domain-containing protein, with product MTSEPTATPAQQIAAGYAVSGAALELGTVVVDGVCDPTARVRIPLRTVNRHGLIAGATGTGKTKSLQVLAEQLSAAGVPVVMADIKGDLSGLSRPGEANANTEARARDTGDDWTPTGYPVEFLSLGTEGIGVPVRATISSFGPILLSKVLGLNQTQESTLGLIFHWADQKGLPLLDLKDLREVIKYLTSDEGKPELKSLGAVSPTTAGVILRALVNLEAEGGDTFFGEPELETEDLLRVDEQGRGIITLVELGNQGLRPVLFSTFLMWVLADLFTSLPEVGDLDKPKLVFFFDEAHLLFNDASKAFLEQVEQTVKLIRSKGVGVFFCTQLPTDVPNDVLSQLGARIQHALRAFTPDDEKALTKTVRTYPKTTVYDLKSALTSLGIGEAVVTVLSEKGAPTPVAWTRMRAPRSLMDTIGADAIAAAAKASPLQAEYGQTVDGESAYEMLTARYAEPEPTQAPVPATGDVLPPPLPPVSGQASTSGEVRVRKTVEPSMFEKVVNSPAFKSAMRSAGTVIGREITRSILGTGSRRTRRRR from the coding sequence GTGACCAGTGAGCCGACCGCCACCCCCGCACAGCAGATCGCCGCCGGGTATGCCGTTTCGGGCGCCGCACTCGAGCTCGGCACCGTCGTCGTCGACGGCGTCTGTGACCCCACCGCCCGGGTCCGCATCCCGCTGCGCACCGTCAACCGCCACGGCCTGATCGCGGGCGCCACCGGCACCGGCAAGACCAAGTCCCTGCAGGTGCTCGCCGAACAGCTGTCCGCCGCCGGGGTGCCGGTGGTGATGGCCGACATCAAGGGCGACCTGTCCGGGCTGTCGCGGCCGGGGGAGGCCAACGCCAACACCGAGGCGCGCGCCAGGGACACCGGCGACGACTGGACCCCCACCGGCTACCCCGTCGAGTTCCTGTCGCTGGGCACCGAGGGCATCGGGGTGCCGGTGCGCGCGACGATCTCCAGCTTCGGCCCGATCCTGCTGTCGAAGGTGCTCGGCCTGAACCAGACCCAGGAGTCCACCCTCGGCCTGATCTTCCACTGGGCCGACCAGAAGGGGCTGCCGCTGCTGGACCTCAAGGACCTGCGCGAGGTGATCAAGTACCTCACCAGCGACGAGGGCAAGCCCGAGCTCAAATCCCTGGGCGCGGTGTCGCCGACCACCGCCGGCGTCATCCTGCGCGCCCTGGTCAACCTCGAGGCCGAGGGCGGGGACACGTTCTTCGGCGAACCCGAACTCGAGACCGAGGACCTGCTGCGCGTCGACGAGCAGGGGCGCGGCATCATCACCCTCGTCGAGCTCGGCAACCAGGGCCTGCGTCCGGTGCTGTTCTCCACCTTCCTGATGTGGGTGCTGGCCGACCTGTTCACCTCGCTGCCCGAGGTCGGCGACCTCGACAAGCCCAAGCTGGTGTTTTTCTTCGACGAGGCCCACCTGCTGTTCAACGACGCCTCCAAGGCGTTCCTGGAGCAGGTCGAGCAGACGGTGAAGCTGATCCGCTCCAAGGGCGTCGGCGTGTTCTTCTGCACCCAGCTGCCCACCGACGTCCCCAACGACGTGCTCTCCCAGCTCGGCGCGCGCATCCAGCACGCGCTGCGGGCGTTCACCCCCGACGACGAGAAGGCGCTGACCAAGACCGTCCGCACCTACCCGAAAACCACGGTGTACGACCTGAAGTCGGCGCTGACCTCGCTGGGGATCGGCGAGGCGGTGGTCACCGTGCTGTCGGAGAAGGGTGCGCCCACCCCGGTGGCGTGGACGCGGATGCGTGCGCCGCGCTCACTGATGGACACCATCGGCGCCGACGCCATCGCCGCCGCGGCCAAGGCCAGCCCGCTGCAGGCCGAGTACGGCCAGACCGTCGACGGCGAGTCGGCCTACGAGATGCTCACCGCGCGCTACGCCGAACCCGAGCCCACCCAGGCTCCGGTGCCCGCGACCGGTGACGTGCTGCCGCCGCCGCTGCCGCCGGTCTCGGGTCAGGCCAGCACCTCCGGCGAGGTGCGGGTGCGCAAGACCGTCGAGCCCAGCATGTTCGAGAAGGTGGTCAACAGTCCGGCGTTCAAGAGCGCGATGCGTTCGGCGGGCACCGTGATCGGCCGCGAGATCACCCGCAGCATCCTCGGCACCGGCAGCCGTCGCACCCGGCGCCGCCGCTGA
- the orn gene encoding oligoribonuclease — MRDELVWIDCEMTGLDLKSDRLIEIAVLVTDADLNILGDGIDVVIHADEEALSSMIPVVKDMHTRSGLIDEVRASTVTVAEAEEMVLSYIRDHVKQAKTAPLAGNSIATDRGFIARDMPKLDDYLHYRMIDVSSIKELCRRWYPRIYFGQPEKGLAHRALADIHESIRELQYYRRTAFVPQPGPSTSDIAAIAGELGPPNGQTKGADSATEHQSG; from the coding sequence GTGCGCGACGAACTGGTGTGGATCGACTGCGAGATGACAGGGCTCGATCTCAAGTCCGACCGGCTCATCGAGATTGCCGTACTGGTGACCGATGCGGACCTCAACATCCTCGGTGACGGCATCGACGTGGTGATCCACGCCGACGAGGAGGCGTTGTCCTCGATGATCCCGGTGGTCAAGGACATGCACACCCGCTCCGGCCTGATCGACGAGGTGCGGGCCTCGACGGTCACGGTGGCCGAGGCCGAGGAGATGGTGCTCAGCTACATCCGCGACCACGTCAAACAGGCGAAGACGGCGCCGCTGGCCGGCAACTCGATCGCCACCGACCGCGGCTTCATCGCCCGCGACATGCCCAAGCTCGACGACTACCTGCACTACCGGATGATCGACGTCAGCTCAATCAAGGAGTTGTGCCGGCGGTGGTATCCGCGGATCTACTTCGGGCAGCCGGAGAAGGGCCTGGCGCACCGCGCGCTGGCCGACATCCACGAGTCGATCCGCGAGCTCCAGTACTACCGGCGCACCGCGTTCGTCCCCCAGCCCGGGCCGTCTACCAGCGATATCGCGGCGATCGCCGGTGAGTTGGGCCCGCCGAACGGACAGACAAAGGGAGCCGATTCGGCTACTGAGCACCAGAGCGGCTAA
- a CDS encoding L,D-transpeptidase, which yields MWRVRAVARPRRRAWLLTIVLIPALALSLSACGGNQPAPEPQVIVDKGTPFGDLLVPKLTASVTDGAVGVSVDSPVTVTAEGGVLGAVTMTNEDGRTIQGELSPDGLTWSTAEPLGFNKRYTLTAESLGLGGVTRRQMTFETHSPENLTMPYVVPSEGEVVGVGQPVAVRFDENIPNRLAAQKAIKITTDPPVEGAFYWLNNREVRWRPAEYWKPGTKVTVEVNTYGVDLGDGLFGQDDVSTHFTIGDEVIAIVDDNTKTMTVKRNGEVIKTMPVSMGKNSTPTNRGTYIVGDRFSHMVMDSSTYGVPVNSPNGYRTEVDWATQISYSGIYVHAAPWSVGSQGSANVSHGCINVSTSNGQWFYENTKRGDIVEVLNTVGSTLPGTDGLGDWNIPWEQWKAGNAGV from the coding sequence ATGTGGCGAGTCCGTGCTGTGGCCCGTCCGCGTCGGCGTGCATGGTTGCTGACCATCGTGCTGATCCCCGCCTTGGCGCTGTCACTGTCGGCCTGCGGCGGCAACCAGCCGGCGCCTGAGCCGCAGGTGATCGTCGACAAGGGCACCCCGTTCGGCGATCTGCTGGTTCCCAAGCTCACCGCGTCGGTGACCGACGGCGCCGTCGGCGTCAGCGTCGACTCGCCGGTGACGGTCACCGCCGAGGGCGGGGTGCTGGGCGCGGTCACCATGACCAACGAGGACGGCCGCACCATCCAGGGCGAACTCAGCCCGGACGGGCTGACCTGGTCCACCGCTGAGCCGCTCGGCTTCAACAAGCGCTACACGCTGACCGCGGAGTCGCTGGGCCTCGGCGGGGTCACCCGGCGGCAGATGACGTTCGAGACGCATTCGCCCGAGAACCTGACCATGCCGTACGTGGTGCCCAGCGAGGGCGAGGTCGTCGGCGTCGGCCAACCGGTGGCGGTGCGGTTCGACGAGAACATCCCGAACCGGCTGGCCGCCCAGAAAGCGATCAAGATCACAACGGATCCGCCGGTCGAGGGCGCGTTCTACTGGCTGAACAACCGCGAGGTGCGGTGGCGGCCGGCCGAGTACTGGAAGCCCGGCACCAAGGTCACCGTCGAGGTGAACACCTACGGCGTCGACCTGGGTGACGGCCTGTTCGGCCAGGACGATGTCTCGACGCACTTCACCATCGGCGACGAGGTGATCGCCATCGTCGACGACAACACCAAGACGATGACGGTGAAACGCAACGGTGAGGTGATCAAGACCATGCCGGTGTCGATGGGCAAGAACAGCACGCCCACCAACCGGGGCACCTACATCGTCGGCGACCGGTTCAGCCACATGGTGATGGACTCGTCGACCTACGGCGTCCCGGTCAACTCGCCCAACGGGTATCGCACCGAGGTCGACTGGGCCACCCAGATCTCCTACAGCGGCATCTACGTGCACGCCGCGCCGTGGTCGGTGGGCAGCCAGGGCTCGGCCAACGTCAGCCACGGCTGCATCAACGTCAGCACCAGCAACGGTCAGTGGTTCTACGAGAACACCAAGCGCGGCGACATCGTCGAGGTCCTCAACACCGTGGGCTCGACGCTGCCGGGCACCGACGGGCTGGGGGACTGGAACATCCCGTGGGAGCAGTGGAAGGCCGGTAACGCGGGCGTCTAG
- a CDS encoding DUF3618 domain-containing protein, with amino-acid sequence MADRDPEDIKRDIDQAREQLAATVDTLAQRANPSRLADDVKAAAVRFVTKPPVMISLAGVGVLTLVLVVRRIRR; translated from the coding sequence GTGGCGGACCGCGATCCCGAGGACATCAAGCGGGACATCGATCAGGCGCGCGAACAGCTGGCGGCGACGGTCGACACCCTCGCCCAGCGCGCCAATCCCAGCCGGCTGGCTGATGACGTCAAGGCCGCCGCGGTGCGGTTCGTGACGAAGCCGCCGGTGATGATCTCGCTGGCGGGGGTGGGCGTGTTGACGCTCGTGCTCGTGGTGCGCCGGATCCGGCGCTGA
- the bcp gene encoding thioredoxin-dependent thiol peroxidase, with product MPQTPRLEVGDKAPAFSLPDADGNIVNLSDYKGRKVVVYFYPAAMTPGCTKQACDFRDSLAELNEAGLDVIGISPDKPEKLAKFRDRDQLNFPLLSDPDKKVLTAWGAYGEKTMYGKTVQGVIRSTFVVDEKGKIEVAQYNVRATGHVAKLRRDLSV from the coding sequence GTGCCACAGACTCCGCGCCTCGAGGTTGGCGACAAAGCCCCGGCCTTCAGCCTGCCCGACGCCGACGGCAACATCGTGAACCTCTCCGACTACAAGGGCCGCAAGGTCGTGGTGTACTTCTACCCCGCCGCGATGACCCCGGGCTGCACCAAGCAGGCGTGTGATTTCCGGGACAGCCTCGCCGAGCTCAACGAAGCCGGGCTCGACGTCATCGGCATCTCCCCCGACAAGCCCGAGAAGCTGGCCAAGTTCCGCGACCGGGACCAACTGAACTTCCCGCTGCTGTCGGACCCGGACAAGAAGGTGCTCACCGCCTGGGGCGCCTACGGCGAGAAGACGATGTACGGCAAGACCGTGCAGGGCGTCATCCGCTCGACGTTCGTCGTCGACGAGAAGGGCAAGATCGAGGTGGCCCAGTACAACGTGCGCGCCACCGGCCACGTCGCCAAGCTGCGCCGTGACCTGTCCGTGTGA